The proteins below come from a single Bombyx mori chromosome 19, ASM3026992v2 genomic window:
- the CYP340 gene encoding uncharacterized protein LOC101745204 → MSSLRLDSCWEQEEDGNTSRHVTGDPIALIYNEGLWKINKVSPLYNLQYNGIKLKQYGSKILQALVSSLQMSNTAKYTVVLEELPLLKYSEEDSSGILITVRSSQEDSNTKKVAYVAILLSWGISISMENAIHLPYMLERGEQRVGTVVKTILQTAFDCNIKQFSFTQHQLLNFGFSFIDSDTSRSNDQFTLVYRSPQTEVKSKLSLSFDIGDVRLIWNGIKDETTKKADLIILAYQILQNQIFSLGYLDVTVFDLSEINLTKAEIKCNGGVKMKTPEIVNCVFTVLNEICCDLWQDLNITE, encoded by the exons ATGTCTAGCTTACGTTTAGATTCGTGCTGGGAACAAGAGGAAGACGGTAACACAAGTCGTCATGTAACTGGCGATCCAATAGCCT tGATATATAATGAAGGCCTTTGGAAAATAAACAAAGTATCTCCCTTGTACAATTTGCAATACAATGGTATTAAGTTGAAGCAGTATGGCTCTAAAATCCTTCAGGCACTCGTCAGCTCATTGCAAATGAGTAATACAGCAAAATACACTGTAGTACTTGAAGAACTACCACTACTGAAATACTCCGAAGAAGATTCTAGTGGAATACTA ATAACAGTTAGATCATCACAAGAGGACAGCAATACTAAAAAAGTGGCATATGTTGCTATATTATTGTCTTGGGGTATAAGCATTAGTATGGAAAATGCAATACATCTACCTTATATGCTAGAACGCGGTGAACAGAGAGTTGGAACAGTTGTAAAAACAATTTTGCAGACTGCTTTTGATTGCAACATTAAACAGTTTAGTTTTACTCAA CACCAACTTTTGAACTTTGGTTTCAGTTTTATAGACAGTGATACATCCCGGTCAAATGATCAATTTACACTTGTGTATAGAAGTCCACAGACTGAAGTCAAAAGTAAATTAAGTCTATCATTTGACATAGGAGATGTGAGACTGATTTGGAATGG AATAAAAGATGAAACAACAAAGAAAGCAGACTTAATAATCCTGGCATACCAGATATTACAAAATCAAATATTCAGTTTGGGTTACCTGGATGTTACTGTATTCGATTTGagtgaaattaatttaacaaaagcAGAAATAAAATGCAATGGAGGTGTGAAAATGAAAACGCCAGAAATTGTGAACTGCGTATTCActgttttaaatgaaatttgctGTGATTTATGGCAGGATTTGAACATTACAGAGTGA
- the LOC733057 gene encoding GTP-binding protein RAB2 isoform X1 produces MAYAYLFKYIIIGDTGVGKSCLLLQFTDKRFQPVHDLTIGVEFGARMITIDGKQIKLQIWDTAGQEAFRSITRSYYRGAAGALLVYDITRRETFNHLTTWLEDARQHSNSNMVIMLIGNKSDLESRREVKKEEGEAFAREHGLVFMETSAKTAANVEEAFINTAKEIYEKIQEGVFDINNEANGIKIGPQHSTGAGAGGAGGAGAGGASSGGCC; encoded by the exons ATGGCATACGCCTATCTTTTTAAATACATCATCATCGGGGACACAG GTGTGGGTAAATCATGTTTACTCCTTCAATTCACGGACAAAAGATTCCAACCGGTGCATGATCTCACTATTGGTGTTGAATTTGGTGCTCGGATGATCACAATTGATGGCAAGCAGATCAAGTTGCAGATTTGGGACACAGCTGGTCAAGAAGcttttag GTCCATCACCCGATCGTACTACCGGGGCGCGGCTGGCGCTCTGTTAGTTTACGACATCACCAGACGGGAGACTTTCAATCATCTCACAACGTGGCTCGAGGACGCGCGACAACATTCCAACTCGAATATGGTCATTATGCTTATCGGTAACAAGAG CGATCTCGAATCCCGACGTGAAGTGAAGAAGGAAGAAGGCGAAGCGTTCGCTCGCGAGCACGGCCTCGTCTTCATGGAGACGTCTGCCAAGACTGCCGCCAACGTCGAGGAGGCTTTCATCAACACCGCCAAAGAGATCTATGAGAAGATACAGGAAGGAGTGTTTGATATCAATAATGAG GCGAACGGCATCAAGATAGGTCCTCAGCACTCGACGGGCGCCGGGGcgggcggcgcggggggcgcgggcGCGGGCGGCGCGTCCTCCGGTGGCTGCTGTTAG
- the LOC733057 gene encoding GTP-binding protein RAB2 (The RefSeq protein has 2 substitutions compared to this genomic sequence) codes for MAYAYLFKYIIIGDTGVGKSCLLLQFTDKRFRPVHDLTIGVEFGARMITIDGKQIKLQIWDTGGQEAFRSITRSYYRGAAGALLVYDITRRETFNHLTTWLEDARQHSNSNMVIMLIGNKSDLESRREVKKEEGEAFAREHGLVFMETSAKTAANVEEAFINTAKEIYEKIQEGVFDINNEANGIKIGPQHSTGAGAGGAGGAGAGGASSGGCC; via the exons ATGGCATACGCCTATCTTTTTAAATACATCATCATCGGGGACACAG GTGTGGGTAAATCATGTTTACTCCTTCAATTCACGGACAAAAGATTCCAACCGGTGCATGATCTCACTATTGGTGTTGAATTTGGTGCTCGGATGATCACAATTGATGGCAAGCAGATCAAGTTGCAGATTTGGGACACAGCTGGTCAAGAAGcttttag GTCCATCACCCGATCGTACTACCGGGGCGCGGCTGGCGCTCTGTTAGTTTACGACATCACCAGACGGGAGACTTTCAATCATCTCACAACGTGGCTCGAGGACGCGCGACAACATTCCAACTCGAATATGGTCATTATGCTTATCGGTAACAAGAG CGATCTCGAATCCCGACGTGAAGTGAAGAAGGAAGAAGGCGAAGCGTTCGCTCGCGAGCACGGCCTCGTCTTCATGGAGACGTCTGCCAAGACTGCCGCCAACGTCGAGGAGGCTTTCATCAACACCGCCAAAGAGATCTATGAGAAGATACAGGAAGGAGTGTTTGATATCAATAATGAG GCGAACGGCATCAAGATAGGTCCTCAGCACTCGACGGGCGCCGGGGcgggcggcgcggggggcgcgggcGCGGGCGGCGCGTCCTCCGGTGGCTGCTGTTAG